Proteins from a single region of Nitrospirota bacterium:
- a CDS encoding YbhB/YbcL family Raf kinase inhibitor-like protein, which produces MGVPGPGGPVPGPNKSPHLGWSDFPAGTKSFAIICRDVDAPSRPDDANKSDRVVRYDFPRADFYHWVLVDIPSTITGLVEGRDSDGVVPKGKPLGKTEYGVRGINSYREWFGSDPAMGGDYGGYDGPWPPFNDERVHHYHFTVYALDVASLGLPQRFAGPDALRAMQGHILDQATIIGTYALNPTARE; this is translated from the coding sequence ATGGGAGTTCCGGGGCCGGGCGGGCCGGTGCCGGGGCCGAACAAGAGCCCACATCTGGGGTGGTCGGATTTTCCGGCCGGCACCAAGTCGTTCGCGATCATCTGTCGCGACGTGGATGCGCCCTCCAGGCCAGATGACGCCAACAAGAGCGATCGCGTAGTGCGGTACGATTTCCCGCGCGCGGATTTTTATCACTGGGTGCTGGTGGATATCCCGTCCACTATCACGGGTCTCGTCGAAGGCCGGGATTCGGACGGGGTGGTGCCCAAGGGCAAACCGCTGGGCAAGACCGAGTATGGTGTGCGCGGGATCAACAGTTATCGCGAGTGGTTTGGAAGTGATCCGGCCATGGGAGGGGACTACGGTGGCTACGACGGGCCGTGGCCGCCGTTCAATGACGAGCGCGTGCATCACTACCATTTCACGGTGTACGCGCTGGATGTCGCGTCGCTCGGGCTGCCGCAGCGATTTGCCGGACCGGACGCGCTCCGGGCCATGCAAGGCCACATCCTGGATCAGGCCACCATCATCGGAACGTACGCGCTCAATCCCACGGCTCGGGAGTAG